Genomic DNA from uncultured Methanobrevibacter sp.:
TTATTTAATAAGGTGAATTTATTATGAAGGTTTTAGTTGTTGGAACTGGTGCCCGTGAACATGCTATTGCTGATGGTTTAAAGGATGATGTTGAATTATACTGTTATATGAGTAAAATCAATCCGGGAATGTCTAAAATAGCTGATTTTAAGCAAGGTGATGAAGGGGAAGTTGAAAAAGTTGCAGAATATGCTGTTGAAAATGATATTGACATAGCATTTATTGGTCCTGAAGCTCCTCTTGGAAAAGGAATCGTAGATGAACTTCAAAAAAATGGAATAAAATGTGTTGGACCAACCCAAAGTGCAGCAAGAATTGAAACTGACAAATCCTTTATGAGAAAACTCTTTGAAGACTATGAAATTGAAGGGTCACTTGTTTATAAGGTATTTGATAACTCTGAAGATGTTTCTAAATTTTTAGATGAATTTGACAGGGATGTTGTAGTAAAACCTGTTGGATTGACAGGAGGAAAAGGAGTTAAAATCGTCGGTGACCATTTAAAAGATAATGAAGAAGCAAAAGAATACTCCTGTGAAGTAATTGATAATGAAATGGGAGGATTTGCTCAAGTTATCATCGAAGAAAGATTAATTGGTGAAGAATTTACCATCCAGGCATTTTGTGACGGTGAACACTTGGCACCTATGCCTGCAGCTCAAGACCATCCTCATGCTTTTGAAGGTGATGTTGGTGCAATTACTGGTGGAATGGGTTCTTACTCTGATGTTGGAGGATTATTACCATTTTTAAGCCAAGATGATTATGATAAAGCTGTAGAAATCATGCAAGAAACTATTAAAGCTATTGCCGAAGAAGCAGAACCATACAAAGGAATTTTATATGGTCAGTTCATGCTGACAGCTGACGGACCTAAACTCATTGAATACAATGCAAGATTCGGAGATCCTGAAGCAATGAATGTTTTACCTCTGCTTAAAACTCCGTTGGTTGATGTGTGCCAAGCTATTGTTGACGGTAACTTAGATAAAGTGGAATTTGAAGACAAAGCAAGCGTATGTAAATATATTGTACCAGACGGATATCCTGAAACAGAATATGCCGGAGAACTCATTGAAGTGGATGAAGAAGCTATTGAAGATATGGGTGCAAAAGTATTTTATGCTGCTGTAAGCAAAGAAGACGATGGAATTCACCTGTCCGGTTCAAGGGCATTAGGTATTGTAGCCAGCGGTGAATCTATCGAAGATGCTGAAAAAATAGCTGAAAAAGCATGTGAGTTTGTTAAAGGTAATGTTTACCACAGAAGAGATGTCGGTACAACTGAACTTGTTAACAAACGTGTAGAACATATGAAAGAAATTTTAAACTAACTTTCTTTTATTCTTTTTTTTATCCGGTGATTTAAATTAAAAAGCATGTTCTGAAGATATTGATGAATTAAAAAGAAATATTAATGAAAAAATTGAAAATATTAAAGAAAATACTGATGATGAAAAAACTCTTAAAGAGTTGGATGATATTACTTCTTTTCTTGATGACGATTCAAAAATTCGAAATGGGAAAAAAGCCGGAAAATATAATAAATTAAGCTTTTTTGACAGATTCAAAAGGAGTCTGGAAAGCGATATTGACATTGATCCTGGTCGGTTAATGGGTTTGACTGATGGTATTTTTGGAATGGTAATGACATTGCTTGTATTTGGTATCGGTCTTCCGGAATTTCTAATTACCGATTATTCTGATTTTATTTCTTATATCTTCTCATTAAGACCAACTATTGGCCTTACAATAGTAAGTTTTGTTTTAATCAGTTCATTTTGGATTTATCACCATGAATTTATAAAAATCAAAAAATTAAATATTCCATATCTGTGGATTAACATATTGTTTTTGATTAGTATTTCATTCATCCCCTTTACAACTTCATTAATTGGTAAGTATCATTATTTCTTCCTATCCGAAGTATTATTTGGTTTGAATATATTTTTAACAATTGTATTCTTTTTGTTAATGTATTATTATGCATATCAACGAGATTTTCTTAAAAACATGCCATCTCATGATGAAAGACATTATATTTATCATACCTTTTACATATTAATGGGTTTTACAGTCATGGTAAATCTCCTGGACTTTAATGTATCAGGTAATTTCGTATATTTGTTTTTACTGATGCCTGTGATTTCAACAATCAGAGATATAAGATATAAAATGAAATTATAGAAACATTTAATATATATCTTTTACAAATATGATTTTTTATACTGTTTAATGGGGATTATAATGGATAGTTTATTGTCAATTACAGACATCAAAGATGATGTAAAATACATTTTAGATTTGGCTAGCAAAATAAAAGCGGGGGAAATTGAAGACAAACCTCTAAAAGGTAAAACATTAGCAATGATATTCCAAAAGTCATCAACAAGAACCAGAGTTTCATTTGATGTTGGAATGTATCAGTTAGGCGGAAGAGCAATCTTTTTATCTTCCAATGATTTGCAGATGGGTAGGGGAGAACCAATTTCAGATACCGCAAAGGTTTTAAGCCGGTTCGTTGATGGAATAATGATTCGTGCAATAAAACATTCAGATGTTGAAGAGCTGGCTAAACATTCTGATGTTCCTGTTATTAATGGTTTGACTGATTATGAACATCCTTGTCAGGCACTGGCTGACGTGCTGACAATCAAAGAACATTTAGGTGATTGGGAAGGTAAAAAAATCTGTTTTGTCGGTGATGGAAATAATGTATCCAATTCCCTTTTATTAATAGCTCCATTACTTGGTATGGACATGTCTCTTGCATGTCCTAAAGGATATGAACCTTCAGAAAAAATAGTAAAAACAGCTAAAGAATATGCAGAAGAAAACAATACCGAAATTATCATTACTGATGATATAGGTGTTGCATTAGAGAATGTCGATGCAGTATTTACAGATGTTTGGGTAAGTATGGGTGATGAAAAAGAAACTGCCCAAAGAAAAACTGATTTTGCACCATTCCAGGTTAATCAAGACTTAATGAGCTTGGCAAATGACGGAGCTATATTTCTGCACTGTTTACCTGCTGTAAGGGGTCAGGAAGTTACAGCAGATGTAATTGACGGACCTCAATCTGTAGTTTATGATGAGGCCGAAAACAGAATGCACGCCCAAAAAGCTGTTTTATATTATTATATGAAAGATTAGAATCTGCTGAATAATGCAGATATGATAAATATTACAATTATACCTAAACAACAGCATATAATCCAGCTATTGCCATCACTTTTTGATGAAGTAGTGGTTGTTGTAGTCTGCTGTCTGTTCTGATAGTTATTCTGCTGGTAATTTGTTGGAGTTTCAATCACTTCTACTTTTTTTGCAACTTCTTCTTCTTTTAAGGGTGCTCCACAATTTCTACAAAATTTAGCTTCGTCCGGGTTGTCTTCACCACATTTGTAACAAAACATTTAAAATCCCTCTGATTATGATTCTTAAAAATATTATTAATCCAATTCCACCAATAAAACCTGTGATGAAACGCAGTGTATTTGTACTTTCTCTAGGTCCGAAATATTGTGTTAAACCATCAATTGCCACTGGAGTCATTAGAATCATTGATATTATCAATGTGTTAATGTCATAATTGTGAATATAAAACCGATTCCAAACTAAAAATACAATTAAACCAGTATAAAAGCCGGTACATCTCGCACAGACTGGAAACTGATGACCTTTAATAAAAAAACTTCTTTCAGGTATTCTGTGACAAATTAATTTTGGCAGTTCCATATTATCAACACAAGTTTTCTACATTAATTATTTTTCAATAATTATATATATTTTTGTATTCATATGTAATTGTATAATATATAAAAAGGTTTTAATATGAGAGGCGGAGAAGCGATAATTGAATCCCTTAAAAATATGGGAGTAAATACAATATTTGGTTATCCTGGTGGACAGACCATACCATTCTATGACATGTTATATGATATGGATATGGATCATATATTAGTTAGACACGAACAATGCGCAGCTCATGCAGCAGACGGTTATGCAAGAGCTTCAGGCAAAGTTGGTGTGTGTTTGGCTACTTCAGGTCCTGGTGCAACTAACCTTGTAACAGGTATTGCAACAGCTTATATGGATTCTTCTCCAATTATTGCTATTACTGGACAAGTTCCCACTCATTTAATTGGAAATGATGCTTTTCAGGAAGCAGATATAGTTGGAATTACAATGCCAATTGTTAAGCATAGTTATCAGCCAAAAAACCCAGATTTAATACCTTCCATGATTAAATCCAGTTTCGAAATAGCTGCAAGTGGAAGGCCAGGTCCGGTTTTGATTGATGTTCCAAAAGAAGTTCAGGAAGGAGAATTGTCAGAATTTGTAGATACATTAATAGATACACCTGGTTACAATCCGACCACTAAAGGAAATATCAGACAAATTAAAAAAGCACGTGATTTAATTAAAGAGTCAAAAAGGCCATTAATCCTTGCTGGTGCAGGTGTAATTATATCCAATGCATGCGATGAATTAACTCAACTTGCAAATACCATTAACGCTCCGGTAATGACTTCACTTTTAGGTAAGGGTGCATTTGATGAAACTGATGATTTGGCATTAGGAATGCTTGGTATGCATGGAAGAAAAGTATCCAATGATTCAATTAATGAGGCCGATTTATTAATA
This window encodes:
- a CDS encoding TMEM175 family protein codes for the protein MDDITSFLDDDSKIRNGKKAGKYNKLSFFDRFKRSLESDIDIDPGRLMGLTDGIFGMVMTLLVFGIGLPEFLITDYSDFISYIFSLRPTIGLTIVSFVLISSFWIYHHEFIKIKKLNIPYLWINILFLISISFIPFTTSLIGKYHYFFLSEVLFGLNIFLTIVFFLLMYYYAYQRDFLKNMPSHDERHYIYHTFYILMGFTVMVNLLDFNVSGNFVYLFLLMPVISTIRDIRYKMKL
- a CDS encoding DUF2085 domain-containing protein: MELPKLICHRIPERSFFIKGHQFPVCARCTGFYTGLIVFLVWNRFYIHNYDINTLIISMILMTPVAIDGLTQYFGPRESTNTLRFITGFIGGIGLIIFLRIIIRGILNVLLQMW
- the argF gene encoding ornithine carbamoyltransferase, which produces MDSLLSITDIKDDVKYILDLASKIKAGEIEDKPLKGKTLAMIFQKSSTRTRVSFDVGMYQLGGRAIFLSSNDLQMGRGEPISDTAKVLSRFVDGIMIRAIKHSDVEELAKHSDVPVINGLTDYEHPCQALADVLTIKEHLGDWEGKKICFVGDGNNVSNSLLLIAPLLGMDMSLACPKGYEPSEKIVKTAKEYAEENNTEIIITDDIGVALENVDAVFTDVWVSMGDEKETAQRKTDFAPFQVNQDLMSLANDGAIFLHCLPAVRGQEVTADVIDGPQSVVYDEAENRMHAQKAVLYYYMKD
- the purD gene encoding phosphoribosylamine--glycine ligase, giving the protein MKVLVVGTGAREHAIADGLKDDVELYCYMSKINPGMSKIADFKQGDEGEVEKVAEYAVENDIDIAFIGPEAPLGKGIVDELQKNGIKCVGPTQSAARIETDKSFMRKLFEDYEIEGSLVYKVFDNSEDVSKFLDEFDRDVVVKPVGLTGGKGVKIVGDHLKDNEEAKEYSCEVIDNEMGGFAQVIIEERLIGEEFTIQAFCDGEHLAPMPAAQDHPHAFEGDVGAITGGMGSYSDVGGLLPFLSQDDYDKAVEIMQETIKAIAEEAEPYKGILYGQFMLTADGPKLIEYNARFGDPEAMNVLPLLKTPLVDVCQAIVDGNLDKVEFEDKASVCKYIVPDGYPETEYAGELIEVDEEAIEDMGAKVFYAAVSKEDDGIHLSGSRALGIVASGESIEDAEKIAEKACEFVKGNVYHRRDVGTTELVNKRVEHMKEILN
- a CDS encoding zinc ribbon domain-containing protein → MFCYKCGEDNPDEAKFCRNCGAPLKEEEVAKKVEVIETPTNYQQNNYQNRQQTTTTTTSSKSDGNSWIICCCLGIIVIFIISALFSRF